Proteins co-encoded in one Desulfitobacterium hafniense DCB-2 genomic window:
- a CDS encoding baseplate J/gp47 family protein, with product MFETITPESIKENILNELALVDVREGSYTNNLVSPTALAIWKLYDSLNALIPMVYVDETSGVYIDKKAAHYGITRKSGTKATAVLHFTGVDGKVVPKGTVFLTGDGLEFVTESAVTITAGAARTTAIAAEAGEAYNVPGGSITQQIVSISGLTGVTNDAAVGGTDPESDKSLVERLYAYLRKPATSGNVYHYEQWALAVDGVGGVKVAPLWNGPGTVKVLIVSPAKAPVDQEVVTRCADHIQQNRPIGAAVTVESASALMINVEATITIESTTTKSAVKEAFANSLNAYLQSIAFEKYELIYNRLAFMLLDIEGVIDYEDLTVNGGTSNITIAANEVPVAGMVVIS from the coding sequence ATGTTTGAAACGATTACTCCTGAAAGTATCAAAGAAAATATCCTAAATGAACTTGCGCTGGTAGATGTCCGGGAAGGAAGCTATACGAATAATCTTGTCAGCCCGACTGCTTTAGCAATCTGGAAGCTTTACGACAGCTTGAATGCTCTTATTCCCATGGTCTATGTGGATGAGACCTCCGGAGTATATATTGACAAAAAGGCTGCCCATTATGGGATCACCAGAAAATCCGGTACAAAGGCTACCGCAGTGCTGCACTTCACAGGAGTTGACGGTAAGGTGGTTCCTAAAGGGACGGTTTTTCTAACAGGTGACGGCCTGGAATTTGTGACTGAGTCGGCGGTTACGATCACCGCCGGAGCAGCCCGCACCACAGCCATAGCGGCTGAAGCAGGCGAAGCCTACAATGTTCCCGGCGGCAGCATTACTCAGCAGATTGTCAGTATCTCGGGACTTACCGGCGTAACCAATGATGCTGCTGTCGGGGGCACAGACCCGGAAAGCGATAAAAGCCTGGTCGAAAGGCTCTATGCCTATCTTCGCAAGCCGGCAACCAGCGGCAATGTTTACCATTATGAACAATGGGCTTTGGCTGTTGATGGTGTGGGAGGGGTAAAGGTAGCTCCCCTCTGGAATGGACCGGGCACGGTTAAGGTCCTGATCGTAAGCCCTGCTAAAGCTCCTGTGGATCAAGAGGTTGTGACCCGTTGCGCTGACCATATCCAACAGAATAGGCCCATTGGAGCGGCGGTGACAGTAGAAAGCGCCTCGGCACTTATGATTAACGTAGAGGCAACAATTACTATTGAAAGTACAACCACCAAGTCCGCGGTGAAGGAAGCTTTCGCGAACAGCTTGAACGCTTATTTGCAGAGCATTGCTTTTGAAAAGTACGAATTGATTTACAATCGCCTTGCTTTTATGCTCCTGGATATCGAAGGTGTCATTGACTATGAGGATCTAACCGTCAATGGCGGAACATCAAATATTACCATCGCCGCTAATGAGGTCCCTGTAGCAGGAATGGTGGTGATCAGTTAA